The Salana multivorans genome window below encodes:
- a CDS encoding cold-shock protein → MTQGTVKWFNPDKGWGFIAPETGGPDIFVHYKAITGDGFRTLDADQKVEFDITEGDKGPQAVNVRAI, encoded by the coding sequence ATGACGCAGGGAACCGTGAAGTGGTTCAACCCTGACAAGGGCTGGGGCTTCATCGCCCCGGAGACCGGTGGCCCGGACATCTTCGTCCACTACAAGGCCATCACGGGTGACGGCTTCCGCACCCTCGACGCCGACCAGAAGGTCGAGTTCGACATCACCGAGGGCGACAAGGGCCCGCAGGCCGTCAACGTTCGCGCCATCTGA